In Parasegetibacter sp. NRK P23, the genomic stretch CTACGCAGGGAACGCCGTTTACTTTGGCGGCCACGGCTTCCAGCATGGGTTTCGCGAAGTTGTAAGCTTCTCTGTCGCCACCGGGCATAATACTCGGTCCACGGCGTGCGCCTTGTTCACCGCCGGAAACACCCATGCCCAGGAAGTGCAGGTTTTTCCCTTTAAGGTATGCGTTGCGGCGAACGGTATCGGTAAAATGGGAGTTGCCTCCGTCTATAATAATGTCTCCGGGAGAAAGCAGCGGGATCAGCGATTCAATCACATCGTCCACGGGTTGTCCTGCGGGCACCAGCAGCATTACCTTACGGGGAACTTCCAGCAATTCCACCATTTCTTCCAATGTGTTCACGCCTTTCACCTTTGTTCCGGGTGTGGCTTCAGCTTCCATCACCCCTGTTTTTTCCGCGCTCTTGTTGAATCCGAGAACCGCGAAACCATTATCGGCCATATTGTACAGGAAGTTCTTTCCCATTACGCCAATGCCAATCATGGCAAACTGATACTTTTGTGCGCTCATAGTTTTGTTTTGTATTGGGAGACAAATTTAGGTGATTTGGAATGAAACGGCTTTCCGCTTTTACTGCCTGTATTGTAAGTTTTATGTAATATAGTGGCGAATGAACGGGTTCTCGCCCTAACTTACGGTTATGTTTTCATTTCCCTTACTGTTGATTGACTGGCTGACCGATATGGGCTGGGCCACGATTCTGCTGGGTATTTCCTACATACTGAGCGCCATCGTGGCGATATTGATTATTTCAGAAAACAGAAATCCCAGTAAAACACTGGGGTATTTGCTGTTGCTGTTCGTGCTGCCCTACCTGGGCGTACTCATTTATTTTGTTTTCGGAGAGAATTACCGCAAGCGGAAGCTGTACAAACGCAAGCTGATCAGGGATGAAAGAACGATGGAGAAGTACAATGCTTACCTGGTGCGCCTTACACGGGAAGCTTTGGCGGCCTACCAGGAAGAAATTGCCCACAATGCCCCGCTGGTGCGGATGTTGCTGCGCGAAAGCCGTGTAACACTTACTGTATATAATGAAGTGAAATTACTGGTGAACGGGGAAGAGAAGTTTCCGGCGGTGATGGCGGCGTTGAAAGAAGCCAGGCACCACATTCACCTGGAGTATTACATTTTTGAAGAGAGTGCCGTAGCGGAAGAAATCTGCGCTATCCTGAAACAAAAGGCCCGCGAAGGCGTGAAAGTGCGCCTGATCTACGACGATTTTGGCAGCAGTCTCAGCGGGAAGTTCCTCCGTTCACTCCACGAAGCGGGTGTGGAAGCGCTCCCGTTCTATAAAATTTATATTCCGGTGCTTTCTAACCGCCACAATTACCGGAACCACCGGAAGATCATTATTGTGGATGGGGAAACCGGTTTTGTAGGCGGCATCAACATCTCCGACCGCTACGATAACTCCAGGCCGGGCAATGAACTTTTCTGGCGCGACACGCACCTCATGATCAAAGGGGATGCCGTTAAAATGATGCAGGCGCTTTTCCTGGTGAACTGGAACTTCTGCGCCGACGAGGAACTTGGGGTTACCCACGAATTTTTCCCCGATACCTGCGTTGTTTCAGAAGAACTCACCCAGATCGTGTACAGCGGACCAGATTCGGACCGTGCCACCGTGATGCTTTCTTATTTCGCGGCCATCAGCAATGCGCAGGAATCCATCTGTATTACCACACCTTATTTTATTCCGAACGAAAGTATCCTGAACGCGTTGAAAAAAGCGGCTTTCAGCGGGGTGGAAGTTAAACTCATCGTGCCGGGTGTTTCCGACTCCCGCGTGGTGAACGCCGCCGCACGTTCTTATTACGAAGAACTGCTGGAGGCTGGTGTGCAGATTTACCTGTACCAGAAAGGGTTCGTCCACGCCAAAACTATGGTTTGTGACGGAAGGTTGTGTATGGTGGGCTCTTCAAATATGGACATCCGGAGTTTCGACCTGAACTTTGAAGTAAACGCGGTATTGTACAGCAGGAAGCTGGGTGCCGAACTGGTGTCCGTTTTCGAGAACGACCTCCTCTCCTGCGAGCAGGTATTCCTCCAGAACTGGAAGGCGCGTCCGCGCCGGGTGAAACTGGCCGACTCCATCTGCCGGTTGTTCTCACCTTTGTTGTAGTCCATACAAAGCATGTTCCGTTCCACTTTCAATTTGTAACGCGTCCTAATTTTGCAGCATTATGGACAGCAATTTGAACGGATCCCGCGGAACAGCGGTATCGAACTGGATACTGATCGGCATATTCATGCTTATTGTACAGGTGATACTGGGCGGCATCACGCGCCTTACCGGGTCGGGGCTGTCCATTACAGAATGGAACGTGGTTACCGGCGCCCTTCCCCCGTTGAACGAACAGGGCTGGCTGGTGGAATTTGAGAAATACCAGGCCACCCCCCAGTACCGGATCCTGAACGCGGATTTCACCCTGGGCGATTTTAAATTCATTTTCTTCTGGGAATGGTTCCACCGCTTCTGGGCCAGGCTCATCGGTGTGGTGTTCGTGATCGGATTCGTATACCTGGTGGCTAAAAAGAAACTGAAGCCGGAAATGCAGCGACCGTTGCTGGTACTTTTCCTGCTCGGTGCATTGCAGGGTGCCGTGGGCTGGATCATGGTGGCCAGCGGATTAACCGGTGATGCCGTTTATGTTAAACCCACCAGGCTGGCGTTGCATTTTATTTTTGCCCTGGGTCTGATTGCTTACGCCTACTGGTTCTACCTTCAACTGACCGTAAAGCCTGGTGAAAAAACAGTGCAGCCCGTGTTAAAAAAACGGATCATCTGGCTGGTGATTATACTGGTGCCGCAACTGATGTATGGCGCTTTGATGGCGGGTCATAAAGCCGCCACTTCCGCCGCCACCTGGCCCACTATCAATGGAGAATGGATTCCCGAAGCATTGTTCAGGGAAACACCCTGGTTGCTGAATTTTATTGAGAACAAGCTGACGGTGCATTTCGTGCACCGTGGGCTCGCCTATATATTGCTGGTGATGGTGGTGCTGTTTACGGTGAAAGCTTTTAGAACACCATCGGTAACGACCACCTTTAAGCGCTGGGCCAAATGGCCGTTGTTGCTCACTTTTTTACAGGTGTTGCTGGGCATATTTGCCGTACTCACCAGCACAAAAATTATCCCTAACCAGTGGGGCGTATTTGAATGGATGGCGCAATTGCACCAGGTGGTAGGCATGTTGTTGCTGGGAAGTTTGCTGCGCCTGCTTTTCCTGCTGCGAACACCATCCAGGAACCTGTAAACCATAATTTTACCTTTTAATTTGTAGGTGAAACCCTTTCACCTTACACCTATTATTGTATCTTGTCGGGAGATACAATCCATATGAAAGTACCCCAGGGCCTGAAGAATTTTTTATATTCCTTTCCCGTGCAACTGGTTTTTCTTCATTTCAGGAAATACCAGGTGCTGCTGCTATTCTGGGTAATACTTTTCAGTACGGTGAACGGAGATTTCATGCATGCTTTCGGCGCGGACTCCCTGTTCCTGGCCCCGGAGTACCTGGATAATGTAAGTCCCGTCAGCGCTTCTTTTGTCGGAATATCCATCGGTATCTTCATCATGAGTTGGAACATCACCACATTCATTCTGCATTCACGACAGTTCCGCTTTCTTGCCACCACCACGCAGCCTTTCCTCAAATACTGCCTTAACAACAGTGTTATTCCCATGGTGTTCCTGGTGTTTTACCTGGTGAGCGCCATCCGTTATAATCTGAACCGTGAACTGATGCCGGGATTTGAAGTGTTCGCGCTGGTGGGCGGTTTTGTAGCGGGGCTGGTATTGCTGCTGGCTATTTCGTTGCTGTATTTCTTTGGCGCCGACAGAACCATTATGAAACGGATGGCGCCGGTTATGAGCAACCCCATCAAATTTCTATCCACCTATGGCAAACACCGGAACGGGGGCGAGGAGAAAAGTCTGGTGAAAGTGGACTGGTACATGGCCGGCCCGATTCACCCGCGCAAAACACGGAACGTATCGCATTACAGTTCGGGCTTCATTGAAAATGTATTCAAACAGCACCACGTGGCGGCGGTGTTTTCCATCTTTATTGCCTTCATCTTTCTGCTGATCATCGGCTTCCTGCTTGACCAGCCCGTTTTTCAACTTCCCGCAGGCGCCAGTATTGCCCTCTTCTTTTCAATTTTGATCGCCGTAAGCGGCGCTTTTTCACTGTTCCTGCAGAGCTGGAGCATCCCTGTTGTGGTGTTGATCTATTTACTGCTGAATACCCTTTACACGAACAATATTATTGATACCCGGAACAAGGCTTACGGAATAGTATACACGAAAACAGAACGTGCGCCATACAACCGCGAGGCGCTGATGGCGTTGTGTACACCGCAGAAAATGGAGGCCGACAAACAGAATATGATCCGGATCCTCAACGCCTGGAAAGCCAGGCAGCATTCGGAGAAACCGGTGATGTACCTGATTAACGTAAGTGGCGGCGGAAACCGGAGCGCCACGTTTACCATGAATGTGTTGCAGCGGCTGGACAGCATCACCAACGGACAACTGATGCACCAGACCTTCCTGATTTCCGGCGCCTCGGGTGGTATGCTGGGGGCCACGTATTTCAGAGAGCTTTACCGGAGGAGCCAGACCGATTCTTCCATCAACCTGCACGATCACCGTTATGTGGATGATATTTCAAAGGATTTGCTGAATTCAATTTTCTCTTCTTTCGTGGCACGCGACCTGGTATCGCCCACGCAAAGATTCAAAGTGAATGGTCAGGCTTATGTGAAGGACCGTGCCTACGCCCTTGAACAACGTTTGGGTGAGAATACCCGTGGCTACCTCAACAAAACCCTCGGCGATTACAGGGTTGAAGAAAGCGAGGCCCGGATTCCATTGATGATGTTCAATTCGGTAATCACCCGCGACGGTAAAAAAATGGTGGCCAGCACGCAACCCGTGAGCTTTATGATGGTGCCCGATATGGACACCGCACGCATCCGCCAGTCTGATCCGGATGCGGTGGATTTCGGTGCCTTACTGAAGCACCACGATCCCCAGGGTTTACGCATACTCACGGCCATGCGCATGAACGCCACCTTCCCTTATGTGCTGCCCAACGTGTGGTTGCCTACCACCCCGGTGATAGATGTGATGGACGCGGGATTGCGGGATAATTTCGGCCAGGAAACAACCCTGCGTTTTATCCGCCATTTCCGGGACTGGATCAATGAAAATACGGCAGGCGTGGTCATGATCTCCATCCGCGACCGGCAAACGGGTGGGTGGGAACATCCTTATGTGGCCACGGATATCAGCGAACTGCTCACGAAGCCGGTATTACTGATCCAGCACAACTGGCATAAACTCCAGGATTATTACCAGAACGACCAGCTCAGTTACGCGCAAACCATTGTACCCGGCAAATTGCAGAAAATATCTTTCCAGTATGTGCCCCGTCAGCAAGACAATGGGGCGGCGCTGAATTTCCACCTTACCCGGCGCGAAAAACAGGATATCGCCGATGCGTTGGATAATCCTTTCAATTCAAAATCCTTCTCCTCCGTATACGAATTGATGCAGGCAAAGCAGTAGCATATCAGAAGTACACAATGAAGTACAACAACACATTGGTGTCCAACCCTGGATTCCGGGTGGCTGCCGATCAGGCTTTTTCCCGGGCGCCCGCTGCTGCCGGAACCAGCAAATAAAACGCCTGTTCCAATATTTCAATGTTGAAGTTCCCGGCTGTTGCTGCCGGATCCCCATCTATGTGCAGCATGGCTGCGCCTGTATTTTGAATGGAAAGTTGCTTTGCCTGAAAATACAGGATATGATCGGCATCCTCCAGTTGCTCCACGCGTTTCATTTCGTTCTGGCCGGTCACCTGGCTGAAAACGGTGAAGGGAAGGAGGAGTTTGTTCATCTTTTTTACCACTACTATATCCAGTAATCCGTCGTGTAAACTGGCTTTGGGGGCGATGGTGAACTGATTTCCGAACTGGTTGCTGTTGGCGATGGAAATGAAGAATGCTTCGGTTTCGATGGACTGCCCGTCGGCGGTAATGAGGAAGGGATAGGCTTTTGCCGCCATGAAATGTTTCAGGGTTTCCATGGTGTAGGTAAGAAGTCCGCGGGTTTTCTGCTGCGCGAAAGCGTGCGCCACTTCTGCATCAAAGCCGATGCCGCTGAGCATGCAGGCGAATGTGTTGTTGATGGTGAACGCGTCGGTAGGCAGGGCGTTTCCCGATAGAATGATTTGCAGTGCCTTTTGAATATCGGTGGGAATACCGGCTGAAAAAGCCAGTCCGTTCCCCGAACCAAAGGGGATGATCCCAAAATTTACCGGGCTGTTCCTGAGGGCACCCACGACCTGGTTGATGGTGCCATCTCCTCCGGCGATGATGACATCGGTGATTTTTTCGGTATGGATGATGTTGGCGAGGTATGCGTATTCACCTTCTCGGTTGGTATGTTCTATACGGAAGGAAAGTTTGTTTTTTGTGCAGAAACCCGCGATTTCCTCGGGGAGGGAGGTTTTGTTTTTCGTTCCCGCAATAGGGTTGATGAGGAAAAGGAGGTGCCGCATGGTGGTGCAAGTTAGGAGGTTTCACGGAATTGCTTTTTGCTTCGTTTCACGCAATTGCTTGTGCCTAACCACGGACTGCTTCGTTTCACGCAAAGGGCGCAAAGGAGCAAAGGCGCAAGGCCTTGATATGTTTCGGATAGGCTGAATGAAGAACTGGTTGCATCCATTTTAAAATGCCTTAAGCCACTCAGCCTTTCAAACTTTGCGTCTTTGCTCCTTTGCGCCCTTTGCGTGAAATTCCCGTGAGGGATAGCAGCGGAAAGCCCGCACCGCAAGCCGCAGGCGAAGCGGGAGGACTTGCAGCGGATAGCACGGCCCGAAGGGACACGGCCAAAATAACCAATACCTTAAAAACGAACGTATTATGCCGCGGCCGCCACACATAACAATGGCATAACCAATTAAAATAGCCCGTTCCCGCTATTTACCGTACCTTTGCACCCTTAAATTTTTAGCTTTAGTCACTTTATGGACATCAGAAACATCGCCATCATTGCACACGTTGACCACGGTAAAACTACACTGGTTGACCGCATTTTACACGCCACCAAGGTTTTCCGTGATAACCAAGACACCGGAGAGTTGATCATGGATAACAACGACCTGGAGCGTGAAAGAGGGATCACCATCTTCAGTAAGAACGCCGCCGTTAAATACAAAGACGTGAAAATCAACGTTATTGATACCCCGGGCCACGCCGACTTTGGCGGTGAGGTGGAAAGGGTACTCAAAATGGCCGATGGCGTGATTCTGCTGGTAGACGCGTTCGAGGGCCCCATGCCCCAAACCCGTTTCGTATTGCAGAAAGCGCTTCAACTGAACCTGAAGCCACTCGTGGTAATCAACAAAGTGGACAAGCCCAACTGCCGTCCCGATGAAGTGCACGACGCTGTTTTTGAACTGTTCTTCAACCTCGACGCTACCGAAGAACAACTGAACTTCCCCACTTTTTACGGAAGTGGCAAGAACAACTGGTTCAACGACTCCCTTACTGAAATTGAAGGTATTGATCCCTTGCTGGACGGTATCCTGAAATATGTACCCGCGCCCAAAGTGAATGAAGGTCCGCTCCAGTTGCAGATCACTTCACTGGATTACTCTTCCTTCCTTGGCCGTATCGCCATCGGGAAAGTAACCCGCGGCAGCGTGAAAGAAGGCCAGCCCATCGCATTGATGCAGGCCGACGGTACCATCAAAAAACAACGCGTAAAGGAACTGTACGTGTTTGAAGGCATGGGCAAGAAAAGGGCCACTGAAGTAATCGCGGGTGACCTTTGCGCCGTGGTTGGACTGGAAGATTTCAACATTGGTGACACCATCGCCGATGCTGAAACGCCTGAAGCGCTGCCAGTAATCAGCGTGGATGAGCCTACCATGAACATGACTTTCTCCATCAACAACTCGCCTTTCTTCGGACGCGACGGTAAATTCGTTACCAGCCGCCACCTCCGCGACAGGCTGATTAAAGAAACAGAAAAGAACCTCGCCCTCCGCGTGGTGGACACCGACAGCGGCGATACCTTCCTGGTATATGGCCGTGGTATCCTGCACCTGGGCGTACTGATAGAAACCATGCGCCGCGAAGGCTACGAACTTACCGTGGGTCAGCCCCAGGTAATCGTGAAGCACATCGACGGTAAAAAAATGGAACCCTACGAAAACCTGGTGGTGGACGTGCCGCAGGAATTCGCTTCAAAGGTAATCGACCTGGTTACCCGCCGTAAAGGGGAGATGCTGGTGATGGAAACCAAAGGTGAAATGCAACACCTGGAATTTGAGATCCCCTCCCGCGGACTGATCGGTTTGCGTACGCAAATGCTGACTGCCACCACCGGCGAAGCCGTAATGGCACACCGTTTTACCGAATACAAGCCTTGGAAAGGGGTGATTCCCGGAAGAAGCAACGGCGTGTTGCTGGCCAAACAAACCGGCACCACCACAGGCTACTCCATCGATAAACTGAACGACCGCGGTACTTTCTTCGTGGATCCGGGGGAAGAAGTGTACGCCGGACAGATCATCGCCGAACACATTAAACCGGGCGACCTAGTGGTGAACGCGATCGAAGGAAAAAAACTGACCAACATGCGCGCGAGCGGAAGCGACGCGGCTACCAATATTGCCCCCAAAACCCTGATGACGCTGGAAGAATGTATGGAATACATTCAACAGGACGAGTGCATCGAGGTTACGCCCAACTTCATCCGGATGCGTAAGATCCACCTGGATGAGAACGAGCGGCTGAGGCAGCAGAAATCAATGAAAGCGGAAGCCTAACTTCCTTTCACGATATTTCTCTCGTAAATGTTCAACGGCCGCCTCTTTTGGGGCGGCCTTTTACTTTTCAGGGTTTTAATGGTACTGAACGGGCCTGGCGCGCTTCGCGCCGCCGATTGCTGTATTTTTGCAGAAATTCGTTTGTCATGAAAAGAGGTGTACTGGTGTTGGGCATCTGCCTGCTTACGGCAGGTTTTTGGGGGAACAGGGCTTCCGCCCAATGTTCCATCTGTACCAAAACCGCCCAGCAAATGGGGGAGAAGCCCGCGAAAGGCATGAACTCCGGCATCATCTACCTGATGCTTACACCGCTGGCCATTATGGGTTACATTGGTTACCGCTGGTACCAGAGCAACCGTTAACACCTTATACTTTTTCTTCTACCAGTTTGTACAGGTTAAAAGTTCCTTTCTCCAATAGTTGTGTGATCTCTTCGCGTAATACGGAACGGCTCATGTTTTTCATTCTTTTCTGCTGAATGAGTTGCCATGCTTTTTCGGTGAGTAATCCCGCGCGGTCCTCCAGGGAAAAGGATTGGGCGAAATACGCCTGAATTGCCGTGGACAATTCGGCTATTCCTTCCTGCGTGCTGGCGACGGTTTTGAAGATGGGCTTGTGTTCCGCCGTATGTTTGAGGGATGGGTACAGGTGCTGCTGCAGGTTCTTCACGAAGCGGTTGGCTTCGGGACGATCGGCTTTATTGACCACGAAAATATCGGCGATTTCCATGAGCCCTGCTTTCATGGTCTGGATATCGTCGCCGGCTTCGGGAACTAGCACCACGAGGGTGAGGTCTGCGAGTCCTGCGATTTCCACTTCACTTTGCCCTACGCCTACGGTTTCCACGAGAATATAATCGTATGCAGCGAACTTAAGCAGTTCGGTTATTTCCAGCACTTTGGGGTGAAGTCCGCCGAGCCAGCCGCGGGTGGCGAGGGACCTGATGTACACTTTTGGTTCATCGTACCACCTTCCCATTCTGATCCGGTCGCCCAATACCGCGCCTTTACTGAAGGGAGATGACGGATCGATGCAAAGGATGGCGATTTTTTTATCCAGTTTCAGAAGCGATTCGGTAAGCGCATCCGTGAGCGTACTTTTTCCTGCGCCTGGAGGCCCGGTGATGCCGATAATTCGGGTGGAATTGTTTTGTGGAAGCGCGGAGAGCAGGGACTCGTAACCGGGCGCTTCATTTTCGATGAAGGAGATGGCCCGGGAGAGCGCGCGGATATTGCCCTGCTGAATATCCTGTATATACTGTATGGTAACTGTTGCTGCCTTCATGACGTATCCGACTCTTCTTTATTTTTCTTCCAGCATTGCTTTGTACAAAGAAATGTATTCTTCCGATGCTTTTTCCCAATTAAATTGAGACGCGTAGTTTTTTCGTGCCAGAACTGCCGCATCAGATTGGTTGAAGTCAGGCGCATTTCTTATCGTCATTGCCATATATTCGGGATCGAAGTTTTCCCAAAACACGGCCTGATTGCCACCTATTTCCCGCAAACTGGTGAGGGGAGAAGAAAAAACGGGCTTTCCCGCATAAAAAGCTTCAATAACCGGGAGTCCGAACCCTTCGAACAGGGAAGGGAAAAGAAAAGCGGCGCAGTGACTGTACAACCAGTTTTTTTCTTCAGCAGATGGTTGGTGCAGGCGTATGATGTTCTTCAAATCCAGCACTTCAATTCTTTTCGTCATCTGTTGCGCATAAGCCGTTTGCCAGTTTCCGGCGATGACCAATGTTTTTTCCGGCAGGATGCGCATCATTTCGACCAGCGTGTGTGTATTCTTCTTAGCGGTAAGGCTGGAGATGTGAAAAAGAAAATCTTCGGGCGGTAATTGTTTTGGCGCGTGCGATGGCTGTTCAAGCGGATTGGCCACACCGTTCCTGATCACATGAACTTCTTTTCCGTTAAGGTCCAGGTGTTGCCTTATTTCTTCAGCGGAGAAAGCCGAAATCGTGGAAATAACGGATGCGCGATGGGTTTTTTTCTGGATTTTACGCCTGTATTTTTCGGCTTTCCAACCTGTTTTTTCATAGAGCAGGTTCAGGTCGTGGATGGTAAGTAAAACTTTCCTGGCGGAACAGGCGGGATCATACCCTGTGGTTTGGTGCAGGGAATGCCATACATCGAAAACAGGCATTGTGCCAGGGAAATACCGGGAACGAAAACCTGTTTTGAAATAAGTGAACGCATTTCCCCAATAGCCAACAAAGGATGGCGGCACCAGGGCACAGAGTATTATTCCTTCTTCTTTTAAAAAAGGCGCTTTAGCAGCAAGGGCTGTAGCATAACGCAAAGACACTTCTCCCAGTCCTACATAAGGGTCTTTCAGCTTTTCGAGGTCGATTAATATCCGCTTCATACTTTTGGTTGGGTGGGAGATGTTCCTATTTGCGCACTGCAATTTAGGGGCATAAACCAACACGTACCCGTTTCATCAATGATTTCTAAATAAAAAAGAGCCGACCTGGTATGGGGCCGGCTCTTTTGTCCACCTGTAAAATTGTTACCACAATGGCGCTTGCGCTGTTCCTGCATTTGTCCATTGGTTCTGGCTCACATCACCCGCAATATGATGCGTAATGGAACCGTACAGGTTGAGCGTCCAGTAGGCGGTACCCAGGGTACCGCTACCGTTGAATTGTCCTAAAAGCAGCACATAGTCACTGTTGGCCTGAACCGCAGTATTAAAACTGATATTCGGTCCGGCGAAGTAGGCGCCCTGTCCTGGAACATTTACGGTGGCGGTGCCCGCGAGGTTGGTTGAAATATTGCGAAGTTCAGAAGCGGGTCTCCACTTTTTGC encodes the following:
- the cls gene encoding cardiolipin synthase, with amino-acid sequence MFSFPLLLIDWLTDMGWATILLGISYILSAIVAILIISENRNPSKTLGYLLLLFVLPYLGVLIYFVFGENYRKRKLYKRKLIRDERTMEKYNAYLVRLTREALAAYQEEIAHNAPLVRMLLRESRVTLTVYNEVKLLVNGEEKFPAVMAALKEARHHIHLEYYIFEESAVAEEICAILKQKAREGVKVRLIYDDFGSSLSGKFLRSLHEAGVEALPFYKIYIPVLSNRHNYRNHRKIIIVDGETGFVGGINISDRYDNSRPGNELFWRDTHLMIKGDAVKMMQALFLVNWNFCADEELGVTHEFFPDTCVVSEELTQIVYSGPDSDRATVMLSYFAAISNAQESICITTPYFIPNESILNALKKAAFSGVEVKLIVPGVSDSRVVNAAARSYYEELLEAGVQIYLYQKGFVHAKTMVCDGRLCMVGSSNMDIRSFDLNFEVNAVLYSRKLGAELVSVFENDLLSCEQVFLQNWKARPRRVKLADSICRLFSPLL
- a CDS encoding COX15/CtaA family protein codes for the protein MDSNLNGSRGTAVSNWILIGIFMLIVQVILGGITRLTGSGLSITEWNVVTGALPPLNEQGWLVEFEKYQATPQYRILNADFTLGDFKFIFFWEWFHRFWARLIGVVFVIGFVYLVAKKKLKPEMQRPLLVLFLLGALQGAVGWIMVASGLTGDAVYVKPTRLALHFIFALGLIAYAYWFYLQLTVKPGEKTVQPVLKKRIIWLVIILVPQLMYGALMAGHKAATSAATWPTINGEWIPEALFRETPWLLNFIENKLTVHFVHRGLAYILLVMVVLFTVKAFRTPSVTTTFKRWAKWPLLLTFLQVLLGIFAVLTSTKIIPNQWGVFEWMAQLHQVVGMLLLGSLLRLLFLLRTPSRNL
- a CDS encoding patatin-like phospholipase family protein yields the protein MKVPQGLKNFLYSFPVQLVFLHFRKYQVLLLFWVILFSTVNGDFMHAFGADSLFLAPEYLDNVSPVSASFVGISIGIFIMSWNITTFILHSRQFRFLATTTQPFLKYCLNNSVIPMVFLVFYLVSAIRYNLNRELMPGFEVFALVGGFVAGLVLLLAISLLYFFGADRTIMKRMAPVMSNPIKFLSTYGKHRNGGEEKSLVKVDWYMAGPIHPRKTRNVSHYSSGFIENVFKQHHVAAVFSIFIAFIFLLIIGFLLDQPVFQLPAGASIALFFSILIAVSGAFSLFLQSWSIPVVVLIYLLLNTLYTNNIIDTRNKAYGIVYTKTERAPYNREALMALCTPQKMEADKQNMIRILNAWKARQHSEKPVMYLINVSGGGNRSATFTMNVLQRLDSITNGQLMHQTFLISGASGGMLGATYFRELYRRSQTDSSINLHDHRYVDDISKDLLNSIFSSFVARDLVSPTQRFKVNGQAYVKDRAYALEQRLGENTRGYLNKTLGDYRVEESEARIPLMMFNSVITRDGKKMVASTQPVSFMMVPDMDTARIRQSDPDAVDFGALLKHHDPQGLRILTAMRMNATFPYVLPNVWLPTTPVIDVMDAGLRDNFGQETTLRFIRHFRDWINENTAGVVMISIRDRQTGGWEHPYVATDISELLTKPVLLIQHNWHKLQDYYQNDQLSYAQTIVPGKLQKISFQYVPRQQDNGAALNFHLTRREKQDIADALDNPFNSKSFSSVYELMQAKQ
- a CDS encoding diacylglycerol kinase family protein, giving the protein MRHLLFLINPIAGTKNKTSLPEEIAGFCTKNKLSFRIEHTNREGEYAYLANIIHTEKITDVIIAGGDGTINQVVGALRNSPVNFGIIPFGSGNGLAFSAGIPTDIQKALQIILSGNALPTDAFTINNTFACMLSGIGFDAEVAHAFAQQKTRGLLTYTMETLKHFMAAKAYPFLITADGQSIETEAFFISIANSNQFGNQFTIAPKASLHDGLLDIVVVKKMNKLLLPFTVFSQVTGQNEMKRVEQLEDADHILYFQAKQLSIQNTGAAMLHIDGDPAATAGNFNIEILEQAFYLLVPAAAGAREKA
- the typA gene encoding translational GTPase TypA — its product is MDIRNIAIIAHVDHGKTTLVDRILHATKVFRDNQDTGELIMDNNDLERERGITIFSKNAAVKYKDVKINVIDTPGHADFGGEVERVLKMADGVILLVDAFEGPMPQTRFVLQKALQLNLKPLVVINKVDKPNCRPDEVHDAVFELFFNLDATEEQLNFPTFYGSGKNNWFNDSLTEIEGIDPLLDGILKYVPAPKVNEGPLQLQITSLDYSSFLGRIAIGKVTRGSVKEGQPIALMQADGTIKKQRVKELYVFEGMGKKRATEVIAGDLCAVVGLEDFNIGDTIADAETPEALPVISVDEPTMNMTFSINNSPFFGRDGKFVTSRHLRDRLIKETEKNLALRVVDTDSGDTFLVYGRGILHLGVLIETMRREGYELTVGQPQVIVKHIDGKKMEPYENLVVDVPQEFASKVIDLVTRRKGEMLVMETKGEMQHLEFEIPSRGLIGLRTQMLTATTGEAVMAHRFTEYKPWKGVIPGRSNGVLLAKQTGTTTGYSIDKLNDRGTFFVDPGEEVYAGQIIAEHIKPGDLVVNAIEGKKLTNMRASGSDAATNIAPKTLMTLEECMEYIQQDECIEVTPNFIRMRKIHLDENERLRQQKSMKAEA
- the meaB gene encoding methylmalonyl Co-A mutase-associated GTPase MeaB; the protein is MKAATVTIQYIQDIQQGNIRALSRAISFIENEAPGYESLLSALPQNNSTRIIGITGPPGAGKSTLTDALTESLLKLDKKIAILCIDPSSPFSKGAVLGDRIRMGRWYDEPKVYIRSLATRGWLGGLHPKVLEITELLKFAAYDYILVETVGVGQSEVEIAGLADLTLVVLVPEAGDDIQTMKAGLMEIADIFVVNKADRPEANRFVKNLQQHLYPSLKHTAEHKPIFKTVASTQEGIAELSTAIQAYFAQSFSLEDRAGLLTEKAWQLIQQKRMKNMSRSVLREEITQLLEKGTFNLYKLVEEKV
- a CDS encoding glycosyltransferase family 1 protein; this translates as MKRILIDLEKLKDPYVGLGEVSLRYATALAAKAPFLKEEGIILCALVPPSFVGYWGNAFTYFKTGFRSRYFPGTMPVFDVWHSLHQTTGYDPACSARKVLLTIHDLNLLYEKTGWKAEKYRRKIQKKTHRASVISTISAFSAEEIRQHLDLNGKEVHVIRNGVANPLEQPSHAPKQLPPEDFLFHISSLTAKKNTHTLVEMMRILPEKTLVIAGNWQTAYAQQMTKRIEVLDLKNIIRLHQPSAEEKNWLYSHCAAFLFPSLFEGFGLPVIEAFYAGKPVFSSPLTSLREIGGNQAVFWENFDPEYMAMTIRNAPDFNQSDAAVLARKNYASQFNWEKASEEYISLYKAMLEEK